In the Bacteroidales bacterium genome, one interval contains:
- a CDS encoding cysteate synthase, translating into MIKDFKGTAYKLKSFKTGNEFSDKGWTLDAPHETEPTLIRAIYEKKQLELGDESQGFYKFSDWLPIHKTLEGSAPPITFKSEGLAKALDLTNLYITFSGYWPEKGAYMKTCSFKETEAYAVLGRMPENFDKILVVASAGNTARSFAKVCSENNIPLLLFVPEENLDALWFDAPIRDNVKLVSSAKGSDYFDAIHLSNIACEMDEYIPEGGAKNIARRDGMGTTILSAATTIGQIPDYYFQGVGSATGAISAWEANLRLLEDGRFGNTKMKLLVSQNLPFQPLYDAWKKDSRALLPMDDNLAREQVETILAKVLSNRKPNYSIYGGLYDALRDSDGDVLIANNEDALAASKLFEETEGIDIHIAAAVAVASLKDAVESKKVDKDAIIMLNITGGGETRFASEIKHRHYLKPILTFDFNPNPEEVKAKLKGLF; encoded by the coding sequence ATGATAAAAGACTTTAAAGGCACTGCATACAAACTAAAAAGTTTTAAAACAGGAAATGAGTTTAGTGATAAAGGATGGACATTAGACGCACCACACGAAACTGAACCAACACTTATTCGTGCTATCTACGAAAAGAAACAATTGGAATTGGGAGATGAATCCCAAGGATTCTACAAATTTTCCGACTGGCTCCCTATTCATAAAACACTGGAAGGTTCTGCCCCTCCTATTACTTTCAAAAGTGAAGGACTAGCTAAAGCTCTTGACTTGACTAATTTATATATCACGTTTAGTGGGTATTGGCCAGAAAAAGGAGCTTATATGAAAACCTGCTCTTTTAAAGAAACTGAGGCTTATGCGGTACTTGGTAGAATGCCCGAAAATTTTGATAAAATTTTGGTTGTTGCTTCCGCTGGAAATACAGCGCGTTCTTTTGCCAAAGTTTGTTCTGAAAATAATATCCCTTTACTATTATTTGTTCCAGAAGAAAATTTAGATGCCCTTTGGTTTGATGCACCCATCAGAGATAATGTTAAACTAGTTAGTTCAGCAAAAGGAAGCGATTATTTTGATGCCATTCATTTATCAAATATTGCATGCGAAATGGATGAATATATTCCTGAAGGTGGCGCTAAAAATATTGCCCGCAGAGATGGTATGGGAACCACAATACTTTCCGCGGCAACAACAATTGGACAAATTCCAGATTATTATTTTCAAGGTGTAGGAAGTGCAACAGGAGCTATTTCAGCCTGGGAAGCAAATCTTCGATTATTGGAAGATGGGCGGTTTGGCAATACAAAAATGAAATTGCTTGTTTCTCAGAATTTGCCTTTTCAGCCGCTTTACGATGCTTGGAAAAAAGATTCCAGAGCTCTGCTCCCGATGGATGATAACCTTGCTCGTGAACAAGTAGAAACCATTCTAGCTAAAGTGTTGAGTAACCGCAAGCCCAATTATTCTATTTATGGCGGTCTTTATGATGCACTAAGAGATAGCGATGGAGACGTTCTAATAGCAAATAATGAAGATGCATTGGCTGCTTCTAAACTTTTTGAAGAAACTGAAGGCATTGATATTCATATTGCCGCAGCCGTTGCTGTAGCCAGCCTTAAGGATGCTGTTGAATCTAAAAAGGTAGACAAAGACGCAATAATCATGTTAAATATAACTGGTGGTGGCGAAACTAGATTTGCTTCAGAAATAAAACATAGACACTACCTAAAACCTATCCTTACTTTTGATTTTAATCCTAATCCGGAAGAAGTAAAAGCAAAACTAAAAGGCTTGTTTTAA